In Panthera uncia isolate 11264 chromosome B4, Puncia_PCG_1.0, whole genome shotgun sequence, one genomic interval encodes:
- the GTSF1 gene encoding gametocyte-specific factor 1 isoform X2 translates to MLNRGRSSVEEDPNYRTISYPLIVCISALGFSSFISNMEETYIDSLDPEKLLQCPYDKNHQIRACRFPYHLIKCRKNHPDVANKLATCPFNARHQVPRAEISHHISSCDDKSCIEQDVVNQTRNLGQESLAESTWQCPPCDEDWDKDSTSINYSTTNCVLLSLADLWEQTSTPFVWGTANYCGNNSPASNIVMEHKSNLASGMRVPKSLPYVLPWKNNARP, encoded by the exons ATGCTAAATAGGGGGAGATCTTCAGTAGAAGAGGATCCAAACTACAGAACTATTTCCTATCCTTTAATCGTTTGCATTTCTG caCTTGGATTCAGCTCCTTCATTTCCAACATGGAAGAAACTTACA TCGATTCCCTGGACCCTGAAAAGTTATTACAATGCCCCTATGATAAAAACCACCAGATCAGGGCCTGCAGGTTTCCTTATCATCTTATCAAGTGCAGAAAG AATCATCCTGATGTCGCAAACAAATTGGCTACTTGTCCCTTCAATGCTCGCCACCAGGTTCCTCGGGCCGAAATCAGCCACCATATCTCAAGCTGTGACGATAAAAGTTGTATTGAGCAGGATGTTG TCAACCAAACCAGGAACCTTGGACAAGAGTCTCTGGCCGAGAGCACCTGGCAGTGCCCTCCTTGCGATGAAGACTGGGATAAAG ATTCAACTAGCATAAACTACAGCACCACAAActgtgttttgctttctttggcaGATCTGTGGGAACAGACCAGCACCCCATTTGTCTGGGGCACAGCCAACTACTGTGGCAACAACAG CCCTGCAAGCAACATAGTTATGGAACATAAGAGTAACCTGGCTTCAGGCATGCGTGTTCCCAAGTCTCTGCCGTATGTTCTGCCGTGGAAAAACA ATGCCAGACCCTAG
- the GTSF1 gene encoding gametocyte-specific factor 1 isoform X4: protein MEETYIDSLDPEKLLQCPYDKNHQIRACRFPYHLIKCRKNHPDVANKLATCPFNARHQVPRAEISHHISSCDDKSCIEQDVVNQTRNLGQESLAESTWQCPPCDEDWDKDSTSINYSTTNCVLLSLADLWEQTSTPFVWGTANYCGNNSPASNIVMEHKSNLASGMRVPKSLPYVLPWKNNGNAQ from the exons ATGGAAGAAACTTACA TCGATTCCCTGGACCCTGAAAAGTTATTACAATGCCCCTATGATAAAAACCACCAGATCAGGGCCTGCAGGTTTCCTTATCATCTTATCAAGTGCAGAAAG AATCATCCTGATGTCGCAAACAAATTGGCTACTTGTCCCTTCAATGCTCGCCACCAGGTTCCTCGGGCCGAAATCAGCCACCATATCTCAAGCTGTGACGATAAAAGTTGTATTGAGCAGGATGTTG TCAACCAAACCAGGAACCTTGGACAAGAGTCTCTGGCCGAGAGCACCTGGCAGTGCCCTCCTTGCGATGAAGACTGGGATAAAG ATTCAACTAGCATAAACTACAGCACCACAAActgtgttttgctttctttggcaGATCTGTGGGAACAGACCAGCACCCCATTTGTCTGGGGCACAGCCAACTACTGTGGCAACAACAG CCCTGCAAGCAACATAGTTATGGAACATAAGAGTAACCTGGCTTCAGGCATGCGTGTTCCCAAGTCTCTGCCGTATGTTCTGCCGTGGAAAAACA ATGGAAATGCACAGTAA
- the GTSF1 gene encoding gametocyte-specific factor 1 isoform X1, with protein sequence MLNRGRSSVEEDPNYRTISYPLIVCISALGFSSFISNMEETYIDSLDPEKLLQCPYDKNHQIRACRFPYHLIKCRKNHPDVANKLATCPFNARHQVPRAEISHHISSCDDKSCIEQDVVNQTRNLGQESLAESTWQCPPCDEDWDKDSTSINYSTTNCVLLSLADLWEQTSTPFVWGTANYCGNNSPASNIVMEHKSNLASGMRVPKSLPYVLPWKNNGNAQ encoded by the exons ATGCTAAATAGGGGGAGATCTTCAGTAGAAGAGGATCCAAACTACAGAACTATTTCCTATCCTTTAATCGTTTGCATTTCTG caCTTGGATTCAGCTCCTTCATTTCCAACATGGAAGAAACTTACA TCGATTCCCTGGACCCTGAAAAGTTATTACAATGCCCCTATGATAAAAACCACCAGATCAGGGCCTGCAGGTTTCCTTATCATCTTATCAAGTGCAGAAAG AATCATCCTGATGTCGCAAACAAATTGGCTACTTGTCCCTTCAATGCTCGCCACCAGGTTCCTCGGGCCGAAATCAGCCACCATATCTCAAGCTGTGACGATAAAAGTTGTATTGAGCAGGATGTTG TCAACCAAACCAGGAACCTTGGACAAGAGTCTCTGGCCGAGAGCACCTGGCAGTGCCCTCCTTGCGATGAAGACTGGGATAAAG ATTCAACTAGCATAAACTACAGCACCACAAActgtgttttgctttctttggcaGATCTGTGGGAACAGACCAGCACCCCATTTGTCTGGGGCACAGCCAACTACTGTGGCAACAACAG CCCTGCAAGCAACATAGTTATGGAACATAAGAGTAACCTGGCTTCAGGCATGCGTGTTCCCAAGTCTCTGCCGTATGTTCTGCCGTGGAAAAACA ATGGAAATGCACAGTAA
- the GTSF1 gene encoding gametocyte-specific factor 1 isoform X3 produces the protein MLNRGRSSVEEDPNYRTISYPLIVCISALGFSSFISNMEETYIDSLDPEKLLQCPYDKNHQIRACRFPYHLIKCRKNHPDVANKLATCPFNARHQVPRAEISHHISSCDDKSCIEQDVVNQTRNLGQESLAESTWQCPPCDEDWDKDLWEQTSTPFVWGTANYCGNNSPASNIVMEHKSNLASGMRVPKSLPYVLPWKNNGNAQ, from the exons ATGCTAAATAGGGGGAGATCTTCAGTAGAAGAGGATCCAAACTACAGAACTATTTCCTATCCTTTAATCGTTTGCATTTCTG caCTTGGATTCAGCTCCTTCATTTCCAACATGGAAGAAACTTACA TCGATTCCCTGGACCCTGAAAAGTTATTACAATGCCCCTATGATAAAAACCACCAGATCAGGGCCTGCAGGTTTCCTTATCATCTTATCAAGTGCAGAAAG AATCATCCTGATGTCGCAAACAAATTGGCTACTTGTCCCTTCAATGCTCGCCACCAGGTTCCTCGGGCCGAAATCAGCCACCATATCTCAAGCTGTGACGATAAAAGTTGTATTGAGCAGGATGTTG TCAACCAAACCAGGAACCTTGGACAAGAGTCTCTGGCCGAGAGCACCTGGCAGTGCCCTCCTTGCGATGAAGACTGGGATAAAG ATCTGTGGGAACAGACCAGCACCCCATTTGTCTGGGGCACAGCCAACTACTGTGGCAACAACAG CCCTGCAAGCAACATAGTTATGGAACATAAGAGTAACCTGGCTTCAGGCATGCGTGTTCCCAAGTCTCTGCCGTATGTTCTGCCGTGGAAAAACA ATGGAAATGCACAGTAA
- the LOC125919152 gene encoding gametocyte-specific factor 1-like: protein MEPEVLEICPYDPNHRMPASRLQYHLASCRKKNLKIAKKMANCKYNACHVVPVKRLKEHEANCVNRTAVDDEPFNLPKVISPSLEPNEKLSNTANQILDPDVWNIDNTYHSPLFVLKTFAPKMLVCESDSGDIKKETMDEKHPNNYKSWRKGQKN from the exons ATGGAGCCAGAAGTCCTAGAAATATGTCCTTATGACCCAAACCACAGGATGCCAGCCAGCAGGTTACAGTACCACCTGGCATCATGTAGAAAG aaaaatctgAAGATAGCTAAAAAGATGGCTAATTGCAAATATAATGCTTGCCATGTGGTCCCAGTCAAAAGGCTCAAGGAACATGAGGCTAACTGTGTCAATAGAACTGCTGTAGATGATG AGCCATTTAATCTTCCAAAGGTTATTTCTCCGAGTTTGGAGCCAAATGAAAAACTTTCTAATACTGCCAATCAGATTCTAGACCCTGATGTCTGGAACATAG aTAACACATATCATTCTCCTTTATTTGTTCTTAAGACATTTGCTCCAAAAATGCTGGTTTGTGAAAG TGACTCAGGAGACATAAAAAAAGAGACTATGGATGAAAAACATCCTAACAACTATAAGTCCTGGAGAAAAG GTCAGAAAAACTGA